A portion of the Salmo trutta chromosome 1, fSalTru1.1, whole genome shotgun sequence genome contains these proteins:
- the LOC115193890 gene encoding protein THEMIS-like produces the protein MKRMAMTLDTFTRSVEAKSLPRVLQMQSGYYFQGSVYELYGREGSFSCGELLKVIGISVTRLIVELQSEGSKSITVDLSLDYPGLFRIVADKRPYTSIKEIVDSVCISPECLGQPEFYCPKKLQLPEGTIQAEESFKLTALRTEHGDSHVDCEVTRKDSKHIFTVKLSHTGEFYECADDQFYTLGELVEWKIPKGRKRTVTWAKSLPSKEKCMSELPEDYSGELVLTPVYELQTVSKFGKNVVFIPSTLDVEVLDVTEECDGACFMQPLSFRDVFAKPREFFPFKAEVIKPPSQVQEELGFLKSSKQVIVHSAYQAKRILASEIRSEAQRRFLIPVSYNGRFKRRPRTFPTAYDLEVAKSNMEQLHVVATRAFETHYEGLSSVLVGDQYLVHKMETSEVIYGDKRKTVEALACEKMVGKKHEAVLIPMCLDGGFVEVVHDKKQYMLSDICHRFALPFNVKVSMRDLSVKEDLLAGATGLQLEEEITDPYLIVSTPDLAQCWEVPVNRTNMALQLLERWNGPKLTQGEAVRSAVEEIGENCYFTLRRYANASVLPPPRPPKRPQKHSEDTAKLPPPRPKKSESPHTANTAKPAVPTSRASSCAEQNPTPPRNETSNTSLVTVPDSGPQKGLSMFLYSIRIVLLNIQHA, from the exons ATGAAAAGGATGGCTATGACACTGGATACGTTCACCCGCTCGGTGGAAGCCAAGTCTCTCCCTAGAGTGCTGCAGATGCAATCTGGATATTATTTCCAAG GTTCTGTGTATGAGCTGTATGGAAGAGAGGGGAGTTTCTCCTGCGGAGAGCTCCTGAAGGTCATTGGGATCAGTGTCACCAGACTCATAGTGGAGCTTCAGTCTGAGGGATCCAAATCCATAACAGTCGATCTATCGCTTGACTACCCAG GCCTTTTCAGGATCGTGGCCGACAAGAGGCCATACACCAGTATAAAGGAGATTGTTGACTCAGTGTGTATCAGCCCTGAGTGCCTGGGCCAACCAGAGTTCTACTGTCCTAAGAAGCTACAGCTTCCTGAGGGGACCATCCAGGCAGAGGAGAGCTTCAAACTCACTGCTCTTAGGACAGAGCACGGAGACAGCCATGTTGACTGTGAGGTCACGCGGAAAGACTCCAAGCACATCTTCACTGTGAAGCTCTCGCACACTGGGGAGTTCTATGAGTGTGCCGACGACCAGTTCTACACCCTCGGGGAGCTGGTGGAATGGAAAATACCCAAAGGAAGGAAAAGGACAGTGACTTGGGCCAAGTCTTTGCCGTCAAAGGAGAAGTGCATGTCTGAGTTGCCAGAGGACTACAGTGGAGAGTTGGTTCTCACACCTGTCTACGAGCTTCAGACGGTATCCAAGT TTGGGAAGAATGTTGTTTTCATTCCATCCACCCTGGATGTTGAGGTTTTGGACGTTACAGAGGAGTGTGACGGTGCCTGTTTCATGCAGCCTTTGTCCTTCCGTGATGTCTTTGCCAAGCCCAGAGAGTTCTTCCCCTTCAAAGCAGAAGTCATCAAGCCACCATCACAAGTTCAGGAGGAATTGGGTTTCCTGAAATCCTCTAAGCAGGTAATTGTCCACAGTGCCTACCAGGCGAAGAGAATCCTAGCATCTGAGATTCGCAGCGAGGCCCAGAGACGCTTCCTCATCCCAGTGTCTTACAATGGCAGATTCAAGCGCAGGCCCCGGACATTTCCCACAGCGTATGACCTGGAGGTGGCCAAGAGTAACATGGAGCAGCTGCACGTAGTGGCCACCAGGGCCTTTGAGACCCACTACGAGGGGCTGTCCTCGGTGCTGGTGGGAGACCAGTACCTGGTCCACAAGATGGAGACCAGCGAGGTGATCTACGGAGACAAGAGGAAGACGGTGGAGGCCCTGGCCTGTGAGAAGATGGTGGGGAAGAAGCACGAGGCCGTGTTGATCCCCATGTGTCTGGACGGGGGTTTTGTGGAGGTGGTCCACGACAAGAAGCAGTACATGCTCTCAGACATCTGCCACAGGTTCGCCCTGCCCTTCAACGTCAAGGTGTCCATGAGGGACCTCTCAGTGAAGGAGGACCTCTTGGCTGGGGCCACAGGGCTGCAGCTGGAGGAGGAGATCACTGACCCCTACCTTATTGTTTCCACCCCGGACCTAGCCCAGTGTTGGGAGGTGCCTGTCAACCGCACCAACATGGCCCTGCAGCTTCTGGAGCGGTGGAATGGCCCAAAGCTGACCCAGGGCGAGGCCGTCCGCTCAGCtgtagaggagataggagagaacTGCTACTTCACCCTGAGGAGGTATGCCAATGCCAGCGTGCTGCCTCCCCCTCGACCACCCAAGAGACCCCAAAAGCACTCAGAAGATACAGCGAAACTGCCGCCTCCCAGGCCAAAGAAGTCAGAG AGCCCACATACAGCCAATACAGCCAAACCCGCAGTGCCTACCTCTAGAGCATCTAGCTGTGCAGAACAGAACCCCACTCCACCAAGAAATGAAACTTCCAACACAAGTCTGGTCACAGTGCCTGATTCAGGCCCACAaaaaggtttgtctatgtttctATATTCTATCAGAATAGTTTTGTTGAATATTCAACATGCTTGA
- the LOC115193903 gene encoding trace amine-associated receptor 1-like, which produces MKIIKDKILSTTTMEPGTSLSKADIVENILLCFESVNGSCKMSIFPPTIRVLLYLLLGSMSVLTVCGNLLVIIPIIHFKQLHTPTNYLILSLAVSDLLLGVLVMLPRMVYSAESCWYFGDLFCKIYTSTDVMLCNTSILNLCFISIDRYYAVCRPLLYRIKITVQVVLIMILVTWTVSAGVGFSMIFLELNIWGMEDFYYKNVACEGGCILFQNKVSSIVASVLSFYIPGVGMLSIYLKIFLIAQRQARSIQGTTNQNSVGKSQRKATKTLAIIMGVFLSFWTPFFVINCIDPFISYSTPPILFETFIWIAYLNSTINPMVYAFFYSWFRRAFRMIIGGQIFQPDSSEIQLFSE; this is translated from the exons atgaagatcatcaaag ATAAGATTCTTTCAACCACGACCATGGAACCAGGAACCAGTCTCAGCAAGGCTGATATTGTTGAGAATATACTTCTATGTTTTGAATCAGTGAATGGGTCTTGCAAAATGTCAATCTTCCCTCCAACAATACGAGTATTACTTTATCTCTTACTTGGCTCAATGTCTGTTCTCACAGTGTGTGGCAACCTTCTTGTAATCATCCCCATCATTCACTTCAAACAGCTCCACACcccaaccaactacctcatcctctctctggctgtgtcaGACCTCCTCTTGGGGGTTTTAGTGATGCTTCCCAGAATGGTATATTCAGCGGAAAGCTGCTGGTATTTTGGGGACTTATTCTGTAAAATATACACCAGCACTGATGTCATGTTGTGCAATACATCCATTCTTAacttgtgttttatttctattgaTCGGTATTATGCAGTGTGTCGCCCTCTCCTTTATAGAATTAAAATAACCGTTCAGGTTGTTCTGATTATGATTCTGGTCACCTGGACTGTTTCTGCCGGAGTAGGGTTTTCTATGATATTTCTGGAGCTCAATATTTGGGGCATGGAGGATTTTTACTATAAAAATGTTGCCTGTGAGGGAGGATGTATTTTGTTTCAAAACAAAGTGTCGAGTATTGTGGCTTCGGTGCTCTCATTCTACATCCCAGGAGTCGGGATGCTTAGCATCTACCTAAAGATTTTCCTAATAGCACAGAGACAGGCACGCTCAATTCAGGGTACAACCAATCAGAACTCTGTAGGCAAATCACAGAGGAAGGCCACCAAAACACTTGCtatcattatgggggtatttctTTCATTCTGGACACCCTTTTTTGTCATCAACTGCATTGATCCTTTTATTAGTTACTCTACCCCACCCATTTTGTTTGAAACATTTATATGGATTGCCTATTTGAATTCAACTATTAATCCCATGGTGTATGCATTTTTTTACAGTTGGTTCAGGAGAGCATTTAGAATGATCATTGGTGGTCAAATATTTCAACCTGACTCTTCAGAAATACAATTGTTTTCAGAAtaa
- the LOC115147284 gene encoding trace amine-associated receptor 1-like: MEPGISLSKADIVENILLCFESVNGSCKMSIFPPTIQVLLYLLLGSLSVLTVCGNLLVIIPIIHFKQLHTPTNYLILSLAVSDLLLGVLVMLPRMVYSAESCWYFGDLFCKIYTSTDVMLCTASILNLCFISIDRYYAVCRPLLYRIKITVQVVLIMMLVTWTVSAGVGFSMIFLELNIWGMEDFYNKNVACEGGCILFQNKVSSIVASVISFYIPGVGMLSIYLKIFLIAQRQARSIQGTTNQNSVGKSQRKATKTLAIIMGVFLSFWTPFFVINCIDPFISFSTPPILFETFIWIAYLNSTINPMVYAFFYSWFRRAFRMIIAGQIFQPDSSEIQLFSE, from the coding sequence ATGGAACCAGGAATCAGTCTCAGCAAGGCTGATATTGTTGAGAATATACTTCTATGTTTTGAATCAGTGAATGGGTCTTGCAAAATGTCAATCTTTCCTCCAACAATACAAGTATTACTTTATCTCTTACTTGGCTCATTGTCTGTTCTCACAGTGTGTGGCAACCTTCTTGTAATCATCCCCATCATTCACTTCAAACAGCTCCACACcccaaccaactacctcatcctctctctggctgtgtcaGACCTCCTCTTGGGGGTTTTAGTGATGCTTCCCAGAATGGTATATTCAGCGGAAAGCTGCTGGTATTTTGGGGACTTATTCTGTAAAATATACACCAGCACTGATGTCATGTTGTGTACTGCATCCATTCTTAacttgtgttttatttctattgaTCGGTATTATGCAGTGTGTCGCCCTCTCCTTTATAGAATTAAAATAACCGTTCAGGTTGTTCTGATTATGATGCTGGTCACCTGGACTGTTTCTGCCGGAGTAGGGTTTTCTATGATATTTCTGGAGCTCAATATTTGGGGCATGGAGGATTTTTACAATAAAAATGTTGCCTGTGAGGGAGGATGTATTTTGTTTCAAAACAAAGTGTCGAGTATTGTGGCTTCGGTGATCTCATTCTACATCCCAGGAGTCGGGATGCTTAGCATCTACCTAAAGATTTTCCTAATAGCACAGAGACAGGCACGCTCAATTCAGGGTACAACCAATCAGAACTCTGTAGGCAAATCACAGAGGAAGGCCACCAAAACACTTGCtatcattatgggggtatttctATCATTCTGGACACCCTTTTTTGTCATCAACTGCATTGATCCTTTTATTAGTTTCTCTACCCCACCCATTTTGTTTGAAACATTTATATGGATTGCCTATTTGAATTCAACTATTAATCCCATGGTGTATGCATTTTTTTACAGTTGGTTCAGGAGAGCATTTAGAATGATTATTGCTGGTCAAATATTTCAACCTGACTCTTCAGAAATACAATTGTTTTCAGAAtaa
- the LOC115193896 gene encoding protein LEG1 homolog, giving the protein MQCIWTLSLLQLIALWANAAVLTENGLPILWDQAPSQLSDLPQADNVVTINPWNPLQRMSLYRILVGSTDKFMASMGTNDSASPLWGLPLQLSWKLRSGRFVDPTGATTCGQEGNPMCISANSWWACVNYYLSVIPFLAAVQKGLIGDGLIQVQVQAPAEAAEDYCTSYTDCSAKYPDLMAKWEEFFQTLKDVSASEISDFEKRDQILGAFWAGETLSLSTASSSCKAKMSYYSSPEVAFAKSWLNAADYVAAAYFQSSLNNSVLFMRPLPSRVLQEGDSAPNIADLSTEENHTLYVFGWMARMNTILLGAPVKMWRSAMCSDKAREKGRELLQNLILDPKFAVSTFVSVLTEMASSCTGFST; this is encoded by the exons ATGCAGTGTATCTGGACCCTCTCCCTGCTTCAGCTAATTGCCCTGTGGGCCAACGCAGCAGTGCTCACTGAAAATGGCCTCCCCATCCTCTGGGACCAGGCACCCAGCCAGCTGTCCGACCTGCCTCAGGCGGACAACGTGGTCACAATCAACCCCTGGAACCCCCTGCAGAGGATGAGTCTGTATAGGATACTGGTGGGCTCCACTGACAAGTTTATGGCCTCCATGGGAACCAATGACAGTGCCAGCCCGTTGTGGGGCCTGCCTCTGCAGCTGTCCTGGAAACTCAGATCAG GGCGGTTTGTTGACCCCACTGGCGCTACAACATGTGGACAGGAAGGAAATCCCATGTGCATTTCCGCTAATAGCTGGTGGGCAT gtGTGAACTACTACCTCTCAGTGATCCCGTTCCTGGCTGCTGTGcagaaaggcctgattggagATGGTCTCATTCAGGTCCAGGTACAGGCACCAGCTGAGGCAGCTGAAGACTACTGCACCTCTTACACAGACTGCTCTGCTAAGTACCCAGACCTCATGGCCAAATGGGAAGAATTCTTCCAG ACCCTGAAAGATGTTAGCGCATCTGAGATTTCGGACTTTGAGAAAAGGGACCAGATTCTAGGTGCCTTTTGGGCAGGTGAAACGCTCTCTTTGAGTACTGCCTCATCCAGCTGCAAGGCAAA GATGAGCTACTATTCCAGCCCAGAGGTTGCATTCGCCAAAAGCTGGCTGAACGCTGCAGATTACGTGGCAGCTGCGTACTTCCAGTCCAGCCTGAATAACTCTGTGCTTTTCATGAGGCCTCTGCCCAGCAGGGTGCTTCAGGAGGGGGATAGCGCTCCTAACATAGCTGACCTAAGCACAGAGGAGAACCACACCCTCTATGTCTTTGGCTGGATGGCCAGGATGAACACGATTCTTT TGGGCGCTCCGGTTAAGATGTGGCGCTCAGCCATGTGCTCTGACAAGGCTCGAGAGAAGGGCCGGGAGCTCCTACAGAATCTGATCCTGGACCCTAAATTCGCTGTTTCCACCTTCGTCTCCGTTCTGACAGAGATGGCCAGCAGCTGCACAGGCTTCAGCACATAA